In Streptomyces sclerotialus, the DNA window TCCCGCCCATCGGGCCCGCTGCGGGATCTCCTCCCCCTTCATGAGGAAGGAGTCGGCGGCGAGCACCGCGCCGTCACCCATGGTCACGCCGTAGTGGACCAGGGCTCCGACGCCCAGCGTGCAGCCGTTGCCGATGGTGCTGTGGTCGGATTTGAAGGTGCCGTCCTCCTGCGAGTGGCACTGGATCTTGCTTCCCATGTTGAGCGTGGCGTCGTCCCCGACGGCCGTGAGCGTCCGCTCGGTGATGTAGCAGCCGTCGTCGAAGACCCGGCGGCCGAGCCGGACGCCCAGCATCCGCCACAGCAGATTCTTGAACGGGGTGCCGTTGAACGCGTTGAAGTGGGTGTCGGGCACCTTCCACAGGCGCTCGTGCCACCAGAAGTACTGCTCGTAGATGGAGCACAGCTGCGGCCGCAGCGGGCGGAACCGCAGGATGACCCGCTCCACCATGCTGAAGTAGACGGCGGTGAAGGCGATGCTGAGCGCCATGTAGGCCGCGATCAGCAACTGCTCGACCACGCCGTACAGTTCGATGGCCGCGACGGCCAGCACGGTGAGCACGAAGACGTGCACCCACCGCAGGAACAGGAAGAGGGCCATCGTGACGGTGTTGTGCCGGTTCTTCGCCGCGAGGCGCCGGCGGAACTCGTCGCCCGTGCGGAAGTGGTCGAAGCGGATGTCCCGCTCCACGGAGCGGGGGATCTCGAAGCTCGGCGAGCCGAGCAGCCCCACGCCCTCCCGGACCTCGCCGTCCAGCGGCACCATCACCTTCGTCGCGAGCAGGCAGTTCTCTCCCGTCCTGCCGCCCGCGGGGTAGGCGATGAAGTTGCCGAGGAAGTTGTGCGCGCCGATCGACGCCCGGGACACGCGGAAGGAGCTGCTGGAGAAGTCCGCGTTGATGATCGACAGTCCGTCGGCGACCATCGTGCCGCTGCCGATGGTGGCGAGGAACGGCGTCTCGTGTGCCACGTCCGTGCCGAAGTTGGACCCGGTCTGCTCGATCCGGGACATGTCGTACCCGAGGTAGCGCAGGTAGTGGACGATGTAGGAGCTGTCGCCGAAGAGCCACTTGAAGAACTTGTTGTTGGTCATCCGTGCGATGGCCCGGTGCACCGAGTAGTGGAAGCCGTACAGCGGATACACCTTGTCCGGCTTGACCAGCAGGTTCAGCAGGCGCGGCACGGTGAACAGCCAGACCATGCCCAGCAGGGTGAAGCCGAAGAACACCACCAGGGAGATGACCAGCGCGTCGAGGTAGAGCGCCGCGGAGGTGAGCCCTTCGGTGCCCGGCCCCAGCCACCTGCCGAGCGCGGGGACCTCCGTCAGCAGGAGGTACATGACACCGACCCCGAGCGGCACGTAGACGACGCACACCTGCACCAGCGTGAGGAAGCCGTAGCCGAAGCGGCGCAGGGTGCCGCAGCCGGCCGGCGCGACGCGTACGTAGTCCACGTCCGTCCGCTGTGCGGGCGACCCGTGCCAGTGCTGCCCGGCCGGTACGGCCTCGCCGCTCTGCAGCGCCGAGGCGTGGCCCAGCTGGGCGCCGTCGCCCAGCGACGTCTTGATGTCCAGTACGCTGCGCTCGCCGATGTAGACGTCCCGGCCGAGGGTGACGGGGCCGGTCTGGATCCGCCCGGCGTGCGCCCGGTAGCAGAGGAAGTACGCGTCCTTGCGGATCACCGTGCCGGCGCCGATGGTGAGCAGGTCGGTGCAGACCGGAACGGCGGGCGAGAGGATCGTGACGTTCCTGCCGATGCGCGCACCGAGGGCCCGGAGGTACAGCACGTACAGCGGATTGCCGATGAAGAACCGCATCGGGTTCGCGTGGATCAGTACCCGGACGGTCCAGAAACGCAGATAAGCCAGGCTCCACACCGGGAATTCGCAGGTCTGCCAGCGGCCGACGAGAATCCATTTGGCCGCCACCGGAAAGAGGCACATGCCGAGGAAGCCGGCAGTGCCGAAAAGGGCCGACCGCAGGTAGATGTCGCCGAGGCCGGAGCCGGCGGAGACCCAGGTGAAGCCGCGGACCGTGACCAGTCCGGCGAGATAGGAGTACGCAAGGAAGATCAGCAGTTGCGCGGTTCCGCAGAGTACGTACCGCCGCGTGCTGCCGGCGGGCGCCGGCTCCTCGGGGACGACCGGTACCGGTACGGCCGGGACGGCCGGCAGGGCCGTGGCCAGGCTGCGGATGGTCGGGTGCCGGTAGATGTCCTTCATGGAGACCGAGGGCAGGTC includes these proteins:
- a CDS encoding Pls/PosA family non-ribosomal peptide synthetase, whose protein sequence is MVESSTIHNGDTAPSTRTERKFAELLAGVVKAERVSVDSHFFDDLGANSLLMAQFCARVRKHDDLPSVSMKDIYRHPTIRSLATALPAVPAVPVPVVPEEPAPAGSTRRYVLCGTAQLLIFLAYSYLAGLVTVRGFTWVSAGSGLGDIYLRSALFGTAGFLGMCLFPVAAKWILVGRWQTCEFPVWSLAYLRFWTVRVLIHANPMRFFIGNPLYVLYLRALGARIGRNVTILSPAVPVCTDLLTIGAGTVIRKDAYFLCYRAHAGRIQTGPVTLGRDVYIGERSVLDIKTSLGDGAQLGHASALQSGEAVPAGQHWHGSPAQRTDVDYVRVAPAGCGTLRRFGYGFLTLVQVCVVYVPLGVGVMYLLLTEVPALGRWLGPGTEGLTSAALYLDALVISLVVFFGFTLLGMVWLFTVPRLLNLLVKPDKVYPLYGFHYSVHRAIARMTNNKFFKWLFGDSSYIVHYLRYLGYDMSRIEQTGSNFGTDVAHETPFLATIGSGTMVADGLSIINADFSSSSFRVSRASIGAHNFLGNFIAYPAGGRTGENCLLATKVMVPLDGEVREGVGLLGSPSFEIPRSVERDIRFDHFRTGDEFRRRLAAKNRHNTVTMALFLFLRWVHVFVLTVLAVAAIELYGVVEQLLIAAYMALSIAFTAVYFSMVERVILRFRPLRPQLCSIYEQYFWWHERLWKVPDTHFNAFNGTPFKNLLWRMLGVRLGRRVFDDGCYITERTLTAVGDDATLNMGSKIQCHSQEDGTFKSDHSTIGNGCTLGVGALVHYGVTMGDGAVLAADSFLMKGEEIPQRARWAGNPATETHPVHQGSA